Proteins encoded by one window of Anopheles maculipalpis chromosome 2RL, idAnoMacuDA_375_x, whole genome shotgun sequence:
- the LOC126567984 gene encoding uncharacterized protein LOC126567984, producing MSEGLQKMHLENVCRLCLTDASEAGDMFPIFPVRGGNPHSSTSVVHRILQCTSLRLEQTEGVPATICELCSVRLEDWHAFREQCIGSDEYLRVTLRHAFYPDEGQTSQINPSIPVPPGSSPPAQSTGGTDDLLAKASLVGRNVSKTPPPPASSRLSLAKRRQSTFEFPVSDGKGNPTDQTVVVEVLGVSKEPEQAKRSSLASFELGKSNGGFSSIDNTLLEQASWSKEYCARVNNLMVVGNGTRPFKCKVCRRMFNNRTNLRRHIKALHADEVLEGESPPPECYGYGSMQSFTEQSSNYGEMSHPPAVKKKRKSTDPPITGPYKCEVCPRSFKMPAHLAVHRKTHRQIEFDQSELSRAIEQQKRQMQQQHRERSSSAVSSEVDRTRKATITTIDQSDIIQLSDDDDEDQEEAPEEEAKGMSLHRTFFASDELDDGFDEEEGNSSKETSSLETDLRPDPSSLAIVQIGAEDDATAAAISEPHIKEEDEDVMVIQEGQSSPSPSQPKPGPSSRAPPGPLSSKLKYTNQAVSSQKSHHLTARPLEDLQRKQKPEQQQPSSFSSATTSVHRCHLCRHTFTREDLLRDHQKSHQHDSPCAYRCGWCKKGFRYRQNYTLHLEKQTCRLINADPVRTMQQQQQAGKCT from the coding sequence cTCGAACAAACTGAAGGTGTCCCTGCCACAATATGCGAACTGTGCAGTGTCCGCCTGGAGGATTGGCACGCCTTCCGCGAACAGTGTATCGGATCGGACGAATACCTTCGGGTGACGCTCCGGCACGCATTCTACCCGGACGAAGGACAAACATCACAAATCAATCCATCGATTCCCGTACCACCCGGCAGTTCTCCTCCTGCACAGTCTACCGGAGGTACAGATGATCTGTTAGCAAAAGCATCACTTGTCGGTAGAAACGTGTCCAaaacaccgccaccaccagccTCGTCCCGCTTAAGCTTAGCTAAACGCCGACAGAGCACGTTCGAGTTTCCCGTTTCCGATGGGAAGGGAAATCCGACCGATCAGACCGTTGTGGTTGAGGTGCTCGGTGTCTCTAAGGAACCGGAGCAAGCCAAACGTTCCTCACTCGCATCGTTCGAGTTGGGAAAGTCGAACGGCGGATTCTCCTCGATCGATAATACACTGCTCGAGCAGGCCAGCTGGTCCAAAGAGTACTGTGCACGGGTCAACAACCTAATGGTGGTGGGAAATGGGACACGTCCGTTCAAGTGTAAGGTTTGCCGTAGAATGTTTAACAATCGTACGAATTTACGGCGTCACATAAAGGCACTGCATGCGGATGAAGTCCTTGAAGGTGAAAGTCCTCCACCGGAATGTTATGGCTATGGGTCAATGCAATCGTTTACGGAACAATCATCAAACTACGGAGAAATGTCTCATCCACCGGCGGTgaaaaagaagaggaagagtACGGATCCACCAATCACTGGACCGTACAAGTGTGAGGTTTGCCCACGATCGTTTAAAATGCCAGCCCATTTGGCGGTCCACAGGAAGACGCATCGGCAGATCGAGTTTGATCAGTCGGAACTGTCGCGAGCGATCGAGCAACAGAAGCGACagatgcagcaacagcaccgaGAGCGATCATCGTCAGCAGTTTCGTCGGAGGTGGATAGAACGCGCAAGGCGACGATCACCACGATCGATCAGAGCGATATTATACAGCTTtcggacgatgatgatgaggatcaGGAGGAGGCGCCGGAGGAGGAAGCGAAGGGAATGTCCCTACACCGGACATTCTTTGCGAGCGATGAACTAGATGATGGATTTGATGAGGAGGAAGGCAATAGTTCCAAGGAAACCAGCTCACTTGAGACTGATCTACGGCCTGATCCTTCCTCACTTGCGATCGTTCAAATTGGAGCAGAAGATGATGCTACAGCTGCTGCTATTTCGGAACCGCATATTAAGGAGGAGGATGAGGACGTTATGGTGATCCAGGAAGGGCAAAGCAGCCCATCTCCAAGCCAACCCAAACCGGGTCCTTCCTCACGTGCTCCACCTGGACCACTTTCCTCGAAGCTTAAATACACCAACCAAGCGGTGTCTAGCCAAAAGTCACACCACCTTACAGCACGCCCTCTAGAAGATCTTCAGCGGAAGCAAAAGCCGGAACAGCAGCAACCTTCGTCCTTCTCTTCAGCCACTACCAGTGTCCATCGGTGTCATCTCTGCCGACACACCTTCACAAGGGAAGATCTACTAAGGGATCATCAGAAATCGCACCAGCACGATTCGCCGTGCGCTTATCGGTGTGGTTGGTGTAAGAAAGGGTTCCGCTATCGGCAAAACTACACGCTGCATCTGGAGAAGCAAACCTGTCGGCTTATAAATGCGGATCCGGTTCGTacaatgcagcagcagcaacaggcgGGCAAATGTACTTAA